The following is a genomic window from Euwallacea similis isolate ESF13 chromosome 4, ESF131.1, whole genome shotgun sequence.
tgttttatcacggattatggttgggttatttattagtttaaatgttcaaagttagtttaacaaactgaagttacgcccatggacaaccccagccattgggtaatactgttggaattcccagcgcttaacacccatcttcggctgagggaagttattttatgattgggatttccagcactattctttgtcggactaacattgcgaatttaaattaaaggtaccgccaaacgaatacaatggctgggctccaataaaagcccagcgatcgtgcctctaagtgctacgctttaacgtaacaaggtagcttagaagccgctaatggggccctatcgggggtacgtctatgggcgttacacctccgtatcaatacttaaggagggtgcgaaactgaagaagctctcttttctcgccacttcatcacgaactcgtacgcgttaaactctcgtcaacattctttaaataacgcatttctcgatattgtatagttgttaatgttaccaataaacctttgttaagttaaggtttagtttcttttatacgtgaaaacagtgtctctgagactgcgaactcagggtggtccttcataatcgatcaatccagtccacgatctacgtagttcacggttatcgtatcgaaaagggtgaatcgacccaaccacgtacacgcgccaaaatTTGGACCTAACAGTTACATTTGGTGGcgtatattttacaaaaatatttccatctttagaacataatttttcagCAATCGGATAACTAGGAGCATTGTCTAACAAAAGCATGGCTCGTAAGGGTAATTTCTTttcatctaaatatttttcaacctTAAAAATCGTGCATGCAAAGGTGTAAGATAAAATACATAttctatatacatatgttatCTTTTTAGCTTACTTGAGGAACAAAACATTTATGAAACCAGTTCTCAAATATTGTACAAGTCATCCAGCCTTTTTTAGAGTAATCATAATCTACTGGCaacgaaaaatttgtaaaacttCGTGGACGTTTTGCTTTCCCTATTACAAGGGGTTTAATTTTATGATCTCCTGTAGCGTTTGTACAGGCAAGAAAAGTAAGTCtaactttttcactttttctccCAGGAGCAGTTTTTTCATCTCTCCTTACTAACGTTTTTTCGGGAAGCAACTTCCAAAAGAGATCAGCCTCATCTGCATTATAGATTTGTGCATCTGTAAGATTAAGTCTGGCTATAAGTGAACGaagattttcttgaaatgGAGGTACAAGTTCAGGATTCGTTGATAGTTTTTCACcggatattttcaaaaatctaatGCCAAATCTACGTTTAAACTTTTGCAACCAGTCATCACTTGCATTAAAgtgttctttttcttttaaaatcccATGTAATGATTTTGCCTTGACCTTTAATAGCTCACTTGTTACCGAAAAGTTTCTGGATCTCTGTTTACAAAAccattcatataatttttttttccattctagGCATTACTccagtttttaaagtttttcttttactcaAACCATAGCACTCGGATGaagtattcaaaatattaattcgatTCTTTTTTATAAGACAAACAGTGGATTTTGCAATACCATACTTTTTTGCGAGATTTGTGACACTTTCACCGCTTTCCAACTTCTTTATAATATCACTTTTGTCTGATAATGTCAATACTTTGCGCTTCATATTTTGACGACAGAACGCAACTCGGCGGGTCAAATAAGCCTGTTATATTCTATAGCTTGCTGTGGAAACTACTATTAGTACATATTTTATACcgttataatatattattaaaccTTTT
Proteins encoded in this region:
- the LOC136407984 gene encoding jerky protein homolog-like, yielding MKRKVLTLSDKSDIIKKLESGESVTNLAKKYGIAKSTVCLIKKNRINILNTSSECYGLSKRKTLKTGRSRNFSVTSELLKVKAKSLHGILKEKEHFNASDDWLQKFKRRFGIRFLKISGEKLSTNPELVPPFQENLRSLIARLNLTDAQIYNADEADLFWKLLPEKTLVRRDEKTAPGRKSEKVRLTFLACTNATGDHKIKPLVIGKAKRPRSFTNFSLPVDYDYSKKGWMTCTIFENWFHKCFVPQVEKYLDEKKLPLRAMLLLDNAPSYPIAEKLCSKDGNIFVKYTPPNVTVRSKFWRVYVVGSIHPFRYDNRELLTPLIQPMDQNVIRLTTLYYRSSLLSTIVSSKYEDISKVLKELTIKDAIISLSIAWNRVEAETIRKCWRNILNFREHDDDSDSENDVPLSLLKERYKNKSEETIEEVKNLLTEINSQVSLSTDDIQNWNKDDINEQDTRDTSDDAVSLIDEGDDDGARKKIQISASEAVDAFNKVIAWSEENIFEINDLLVLKKCRDKALHKSLSAKKIQKYITVATDTKRKLVHLGIGKYNSFRSVIFQSDSWRLFMAGKYATRQRKLSKLDHCRDPHFGGLQYFNESDLYRYLPDGGDL